One window of uncultured Methanoregula sp. genomic DNA carries:
- the hisI gene encoding phosphoribosyl-AMP cyclohydrolase, giving the protein MNLKFAEGLIPVIVQDAQNREVLMMAYANDEAVRLTQETGFAHYYSRSRKKLWKKGEESGHFQKVVRILTDCDEDCLIYEVEQTGAACHTGYMSCFFRTLDGAVVGTKVFDPEKVYKKPGH; this is encoded by the coding sequence CTGAACCTGAAATTTGCAGAAGGGCTCATTCCGGTGATCGTGCAGGATGCACAGAACCGCGAGGTGCTCATGATGGCATACGCGAACGACGAGGCGGTCCGGCTCACGCAGGAGACCGGGTTTGCCCACTATTACAGCCGGAGCAGGAAAAAACTCTGGAAGAAAGGCGAAGAGAGCGGTCATTTCCAGAAGGTTGTCCGGATCCTCACCGATTGCGACGAAGATTGCCTTATCTACGAGGTGGAGCAGACCGGGGCTGCCTGCCACACCGGATATATGTCCTGCTTTTTCCGGACACTGGACGGGGCTGTTGTCGGGACAAAGGTTTTCGACCCGGAAAAAGTCTATAAAAAGCCGGGCCACTGA
- a CDS encoding ferredoxin, protein MHVLVDRCSCVSCGACWNICPEVFGQNPCDGFSEIMEEFRFSNDRADGFVPEDLAACIREAANLCPVEIITVEDE, encoded by the coding sequence ATGCACGTACTGGTTGACCGGTGCTCCTGTGTTTCCTGTGGGGCCTGCTGGAACATCTGCCCCGAAGTCTTTGGCCAGAACCCGTGTGACGGGTTCTCAGAGATCATGGAGGAGTTCCGGTTCAGCAACGACCGGGCAGACGGTTTCGTACCGGAAGATCTCGCGGCGTGTATACGGGAGGCGGCAAACCTTTGTCCTGTGGAGATTATTACGGTTGAAGACGAATAG
- a CDS encoding archaellin/type IV pilin N-terminal domain-containing protein, translating into MTGRTQEQAFTGLEAAVVLIAFVVVAAVFSYMILNTGFFVTQKSQEVVYAAVSQADSVLGPAGGAYGVTDPVSGEIVKINFSCRLAFGDTPVDFGRVTIVYSNTTLLETLRMDPATYNPAGCQAYSGTWAVYQRINDRHADNQLESGEEFIISTCPSKSPVKDDRIHLEVRPANGIAMDITHVR; encoded by the coding sequence ATGACAGGACGAACGCAGGAACAGGCATTTACCGGCCTTGAGGCGGCAGTAGTTCTCATAGCGTTCGTGGTTGTGGCGGCCGTGTTCTCGTACATGATCCTCAATACAGGATTCTTTGTCACCCAGAAGAGCCAGGAGGTGGTGTATGCGGCCGTCTCCCAGGCAGATTCAGTTCTCGGGCCTGCCGGTGGGGCTTATGGGGTTACAGACCCGGTTTCAGGAGAAATAGTGAAGATCAACTTCTCGTGCCGGCTCGCGTTTGGCGATACACCGGTTGATTTCGGGCGGGTAACGATCGTATACAGCAACACCACACTGCTTGAGACGCTCCGGATGGATCCCGCCACCTATAACCCGGCAGGTTGCCAGGCATACTCAGGGACATGGGCCGTGTACCAGCGGATCAATGACCGGCATGCCGACAACCAGCTCGAAAGCGGAGAAGAGTTCATAATCAGCACCTGCCCGTCAAAATCACCGGTAAAAGACGACAGGATTCATCTCGAAGTCCGTCCGGCAAACGGGATCGCGATGGATATCACCCACGTGCGCTGA
- a CDS encoding winged helix-turn-helix transcriptional regulator: MYSIPGVSANLAGYTVEPVPPGMEPGTPLETVQVTVWDLTPRDIMTILALSLSPVFLVPVELFFFLKLFSYLGYRKIVTTNALDNDVREFIYTCIRKNPGIQFNALTRETQIKPGTMKYHLAILKLTNKVVLLDSCGRARYFENSGKYSPVEQKVLKLLRSDTERAIFELLIHNPDMSRKDLEQRLHISGSAISWHIRRLSAENILVARKIGRDARYELNPEARQYIEKYLSPAPENSADSHTPALS, from the coding sequence TTGTATTCCATCCCGGGTGTCTCGGCAAATCTTGCAGGATATACTGTTGAACCGGTGCCACCGGGCATGGAGCCGGGAACTCCGCTTGAGACCGTCCAGGTTACCGTGTGGGATCTTACCCCCCGCGATATTATGACTATTCTTGCCCTTTCCTTATCCCCCGTCTTTCTCGTACCCGTGGAATTATTTTTCTTCCTGAAACTGTTCTCTTACCTGGGGTACCGCAAAATCGTGACAACGAATGCCCTTGATAACGATGTCCGGGAATTTATCTATACCTGCATCAGGAAAAATCCGGGTATCCAATTCAATGCCCTGACCCGCGAGACCCAAATCAAACCCGGCACGATGAAATATCATCTTGCCATCCTTAAACTCACAAATAAGGTTGTCCTTCTCGATAGCTGCGGACGTGCCCGGTATTTTGAAAATTCAGGGAAATATTCCCCTGTTGAACAAAAAGTCCTGAAACTCCTGCGGAGTGACACAGAACGTGCCATATTCGAACTCCTTATCCATAATCCCGATATGTCAAGAAAAGATCTTGAGCAGCGCCTGCATATATCGGGATCTGCGATCTCGTGGCATATCAGACGCCTATCAGCAGAAAATATTCTTGTTGCCCGGAAAATCGGGAGAGATGCACGATATGAACTGAATCCCGAGGCACGGCAGTATATAGAAAAATACCTTTCGCCGGCGCCGGAAAATAGTGCTGACTCTCACACGCCGGCATTGTCCTGA
- a CDS encoding peptidase domain-containing protein encodes MKVHWIALMLVIGAALFAPAVSAKLVEEKDGYRVTSDAGNLRLPDVSALSSLSVSQGQTVSYSTFVPSGKTAFISNLYWGVTSNSLSLTVNAPDSTPGPYYDAADGQVDGRINLRFSKSGGIASGPRKSCIYGYAVNGAQKYMNTTTST; translated from the coding sequence ATGAAGGTTCACTGGATAGCACTCATGTTAGTAATCGGTGCGGCACTTTTCGCACCGGCGGTATCGGCAAAGCTTGTTGAAGAAAAGGATGGATACCGCGTAACGTCGGATGCCGGTAATCTCCGTCTTCCCGATGTATCCGCGTTGAGTTCATTGTCTGTTTCACAGGGACAGACCGTCAGTTATTCAACATTCGTCCCTTCAGGAAAAACCGCATTTATCTCGAACCTGTATTGGGGAGTTACTTCAAACTCATTATCCTTAACGGTCAATGCACCGGATTCCACGCCTGGTCCTTATTATGATGCAGCAGACGGCCAGGTTGATGGCAGGATAAACCTGAGATTTTCAAAATCGGGCGGTATAGCATCCGGCCCACGGAAATCATGTATTTACGGATATGCTGTGAATGGAGCCCAGAAGTACATGAACACGACTACCTCAACTTAA
- a CDS encoding TMEM175 family protein — MKSWKEYERFDIFDKSRVDTLTDGVFAIAMTLLVTGLDIPRLGGIITSGTVDTVILNLFPDVIHYLIAFILLANFWWAHHLRSHYLKAASRKIIFLNMVTLLFVGLIPFSTNLVGDFPLNAHAALIFEVNLLCLGLLSVLQWNNVIASGICLKKDANQKIMTMLKEDAYIFPILSFVAIVLSLVSIPWSAFIYFIAPVYILVVQWKDTKITHDNLKVT; from the coding sequence ATGAAAAGCTGGAAGGAATATGAAAGATTTGATATTTTTGATAAAAGCCGCGTGGACACGCTGACCGACGGGGTCTTTGCAATTGCGATGACGTTGCTGGTAACGGGCCTGGATATCCCCCGACTCGGAGGGATCATCACCAGCGGAACGGTTGATACGGTAATTCTGAATCTTTTTCCCGATGTTATCCACTATCTTATCGCATTCATCCTTCTTGCGAATTTCTGGTGGGCGCATCACCTGAGGTCCCATTATCTCAAGGCAGCCAGCCGGAAGATTATTTTTCTCAATATGGTAACCCTGTTATTTGTCGGGCTGATCCCTTTTTCCACGAACCTGGTCGGGGATTTTCCCCTGAACGCACATGCCGCGCTCATCTTCGAGGTCAACCTCTTATGCCTGGGACTATTATCCGTACTGCAATGGAACAACGTGATCGCAAGCGGAATCTGTCTTAAAAAAGATGCAAACCAGAAAATAATGACCATGTTAAAGGAAGATGCCTATATCTTCCCCATCTTGTCATTCGTTGCAATTGTCCTATCCCTTGTGTCCATCCCATGGAGTGCTTTTATCTATTTCATTGCACCGGTATACATCCTCGTGGTCCAATGGAAGGATACGAAAATCACTCACGACAACCTGAAAGTTACCTGA
- a CDS encoding acyltransferase: MKKNKGKLDVSSQIGKLPPAIPQIDVLKAFAIIAVVLLHALPFAFFLSIGSPYYLWQAVPVFIVIAGFTGAYAYKRYGSATLKQCYDPSLIIRRFKRLLIPFLLCYIIEIILLYIFNQISLDPASLILSLLTGGYGWGAYFIPIMLQSIIIVPLLYLLSRRNPDQMVIIALILTIVFDIIVFLIGWNNNQTSSIYFRYLFAGALGVWIVTSEKRNKIWLIVGGIISLVYITLSCYTPLFSAFPDYSGYTGILQAPAFMWAAILVLFGLAYLPENTDSGIFNTLSEIGKASWHIFLAQLLYYFLPSAYVYAFLVAPLASGNEILQDGLIILCNIIICVGVGYGWYFIEKKILQKSRKAVS; the protein is encoded by the coding sequence ATGAAGAAAAACAAGGGAAAATTGGATGTTTCTTCCCAAATCGGAAAATTACCTCCAGCAATCCCTCAAATTGATGTTCTTAAGGCATTTGCGATCATTGCGGTGGTTTTACTTCATGCATTGCCTTTTGCCTTTTTCTTATCGATAGGTTCTCCTTATTACCTCTGGCAGGCAGTCCCCGTTTTTATTGTCATTGCCGGCTTTACCGGTGCATACGCCTATAAACGATATGGTTCCGCAACCCTGAAGCAATGTTATGATCCCTCACTGATTATCAGGAGATTCAAACGTCTTCTCATCCCGTTCCTCCTCTGCTATATTATCGAAATTATCCTCTTGTATATTTTTAACCAGATCTCCCTTGACCCGGCTTCGCTCATACTTAGCCTTTTAACGGGGGGATACGGGTGGGGTGCGTATTTTATTCCAATTATGCTGCAGAGTATCATCATCGTCCCGCTCCTCTACCTGCTTTCCCGGCGTAATCCTGACCAAATGGTAATTATTGCCCTTATCCTGACCATTGTTTTCGATATAATCGTTTTCTTAATTGGATGGAACAACAACCAGACCTCTTCGATCTACTTCCGCTATTTATTCGCCGGAGCATTAGGCGTGTGGATCGTTACCTCGGAAAAACGCAATAAGATCTGGCTAATTGTCGGGGGTATAATCAGTCTTGTTTACATTACTCTCTCCTGCTATACCCCACTGTTTTCCGCATTTCCGGATTATTCCGGATACACGGGAATTCTTCAAGCCCCTGCGTTCATGTGGGCCGCGATACTTGTCCTCTTTGGGCTAGCATACCTGCCAGAGAATACCGATTCTGGTATTTTCAACACTCTCTCTGAAATAGGGAAGGCATCCTGGCATATTTTTCTAGCCCAGTTGCTCTACTATTTCCTGCCGTCAGCATATGTATACGCCTTTTTGGTTGCACCGCTTGCCTCGGGAAATGAAATCCTGCAAGATGGTCTGATTATTTTATGTAACATTATAATCTGTGTCGGTGTCGGGTATGGCTGGTATTTCATCGAGAAGAAAATCCTGCAAAAATCCCGGAAGGCTGTTTCCTGA
- a CDS encoding L-serine ammonia-lyase, iron-sulfur-dependent, subunit alpha yields the protein MNVKTFLRQNVIPVTGCSEPAAIAYAASVACQALYGCLPPRFGGFNPTVRISDIKKITVQTDRNVFKNAHSAIIPGTDGQKGLAAATAAGIFLNPQYGLDVFSGITPEIRARARLVALSDKISCSIAPVLPGESSPEIRVEVAGSDEAGKKTVAVRISGRHDFIRSVSIDGTEVYANVPVSTMVIGETPPPTILGMIRIAEAADMAELEEVYRGVEMNMALAEQGIHQIYGLGLGRNLHRVIVNQKGQLSLVDKVRIASAVAADARMGGAPYPVMSTAGSGNQGITALVPIGVVGRECKFSRQEIGRAALVSHMVTWQADRQFGHLAAICGCAVKAGMGATAGLAYLIGGNKETVTTAINLMAASITGTICDGAKPGCALKIATAAGMATESAFLAVDGMKIPEGNGIIRNAVADTFANIGKISQAMDPVDTSIVSILEGFDAEIRG from the coding sequence ATGAACGTGAAAACTTTCCTGCGGCAGAACGTAATTCCGGTAACCGGCTGCTCGGAGCCGGCCGCTATTGCCTATGCAGCATCGGTAGCCTGCCAGGCACTGTACGGTTGTCTTCCCCCCAGGTTCGGAGGCTTCAATCCCACGGTCCGGATCAGCGATATCAAAAAAATAACTGTTCAGACCGATCGGAATGTATTCAAGAATGCCCACAGCGCCATCATCCCGGGAACTGACGGCCAGAAAGGTCTTGCGGCGGCAACGGCTGCAGGAATATTTCTCAACCCGCAGTACGGTCTTGACGTATTTTCCGGCATAACCCCCGAAATCCGGGCCAGGGCCCGGCTCGTGGCGCTGAGCGATAAGATATCCTGCAGTATTGCCCCGGTACTGCCCGGGGAATCTTCCCCGGAGATCCGGGTAGAAGTAGCCGGCTCGGATGAAGCCGGGAAAAAAACCGTGGCAGTCCGGATCTCCGGCAGGCACGATTTCATCCGTTCGGTCTCCATCGATGGGACAGAAGTATATGCCAATGTTCCGGTAAGCACGATGGTAATCGGCGAGACACCCCCTCCGACCATCCTCGGGATGATCCGGATTGCCGAGGCGGCAGACATGGCTGAACTCGAAGAGGTATATCGGGGTGTTGAAATGAACATGGCTCTTGCAGAGCAGGGCATTCACCAGATATACGGACTCGGCCTGGGAAGGAACCTTCACCGGGTTATCGTGAACCAGAAAGGGCAGCTGAGCCTGGTCGACAAGGTGCGTATCGCATCGGCTGTTGCTGCTGATGCCCGCATGGGCGGGGCCCCGTACCCGGTCATGAGCACGGCCGGGTCAGGCAACCAGGGAATCACGGCGCTCGTGCCAATCGGGGTTGTGGGCCGGGAATGCAAATTTTCCCGGCAGGAAATTGGCAGGGCGGCTCTTGTCAGCCACATGGTAACCTGGCAGGCAGACCGGCAGTTCGGCCACCTTGCAGCCATCTGCGGGTGCGCCGTGAAAGCCGGGATGGGGGCAACCGCGGGACTTGCGTACCTTATCGGGGGTAACAAGGAGACCGTCACAACAGCGATCAATCTCATGGCAGCATCGATCACCGGCACGATCTGCGATGGGGCAAAACCCGGGTGCGCCCTCAAGATAGCCACGGCAGCCGGAATGGCCACGGAGTCTGCGTTCCTTGCCGTGGACGGGATGAAAATCCCCGAAGGGAACGGTATCATCCGGAACGCGGTTGCGGATACGTTTGCGAACATCGGGAAGATCTCGCAGGCCATGGACCCGGTCGATACGTCGATTGTATCCATCCTTGAAGGGTTCGATGCTGAGATAAGGGGATAA
- a CDS encoding amino acid permease, protein MFKTKPVEELIAGTKGERSLKRVLKTYELVILGVGAVIGTGIFVLPGVAAITAGPALPVSFIIAGLVCILAALCYAEFAAMVPVTGSAYTYCYASLGEIWAWIIGWDLVLEYAVAVSAVAIGWSGYVGNLISAVGITLPPALMNPPGTDGGIMNLPALLIILVITGVLILGMKESARVSAVVVAIKLAILVFFIVLCIGHFQPINWTDFMPNGWTGVVAGAAVIFFAFVGFDSLVIAAEETENPEKSLPIALVATLLICMALYVAVAAVLTGIVPISVIADQSAPIATALNHIGIPWGAALVSVGAICGMTTVLLMNLYGQSRIFFAMSRDRLLPPVLSEVHPELKTPVKVTLLVGIITAVVAAFCPLRMVAELVNIGALFAFMVVALGVLILRYRAPLLKRPFRCPLVPVIPVLCILFTGYLIANLQTSTHIQFVVWMLLGLVVYFTTCFRRHGRSEPCPVPAAREVVVPVTT, encoded by the coding sequence ATGTTCAAAACCAAACCGGTAGAGGAACTCATTGCCGGGACGAAGGGTGAGCGATCCTTAAAGCGTGTACTGAAGACGTACGAGCTGGTCATCCTCGGTGTCGGGGCTGTCATCGGTACCGGCATATTCGTGCTACCCGGCGTTGCAGCGATCACTGCCGGGCCAGCCCTCCCGGTCTCTTTCATCATTGCCGGGCTCGTCTGTATCCTTGCCGCTCTCTGCTATGCCGAGTTTGCCGCCATGGTGCCTGTCACGGGCAGCGCCTACACGTACTGTTATGCATCCCTCGGGGAGATCTGGGCCTGGATCATCGGCTGGGATCTCGTGCTCGAGTACGCGGTCGCCGTATCCGCAGTGGCCATCGGGTGGTCCGGGTACGTGGGAAACCTGATATCAGCAGTAGGCATCACCCTCCCCCCGGCGCTCATGAATCCTCCGGGAACGGACGGGGGAATCATGAACCTGCCGGCCCTTCTCATCATCCTGGTTATCACCGGTGTTCTTATCCTCGGCATGAAGGAGAGTGCCAGGGTTTCAGCAGTAGTCGTGGCAATCAAGCTTGCGATCCTTGTTTTCTTTATCGTCCTGTGCATCGGGCATTTCCAGCCGATCAACTGGACTGATTTTATGCCAAACGGCTGGACCGGGGTTGTGGCCGGGGCGGCCGTTATCTTCTTTGCTTTTGTCGGGTTCGATTCGCTGGTCATTGCAGCCGAGGAGACCGAGAATCCTGAGAAATCCCTCCCGATTGCCCTTGTAGCCACCCTGCTGATCTGCATGGCGCTCTACGTGGCCGTTGCAGCAGTGCTCACCGGGATTGTTCCCATTTCCGTGATTGCGGACCAGAGTGCCCCGATAGCAACTGCCCTCAACCACATCGGGATTCCCTGGGGAGCGGCTCTCGTATCCGTGGGTGCGATCTGCGGTATGACCACGGTCCTGCTGATGAACCTGTACGGCCAGAGCCGGATCTTCTTTGCTATGTCCCGGGATCGCCTGCTTCCTCCTGTGCTGAGCGAGGTCCACCCGGAACTCAAGACTCCCGTGAAAGTTACCCTGCTGGTCGGCATCATAACCGCTGTGGTAGCTGCGTTCTGCCCGCTCCGGATGGTTGCCGAACTGGTGAACATCGGGGCGCTCTTTGCCTTCATGGTCGTTGCCCTGGGTGTCCTTATCCTCCGGTACCGGGCCCCGCTACTCAAACGCCCGTTCCGGTGTCCGCTGGTACCGGTGATTCCGGTTCTCTGTATCCTCTTCACCGGGTACCTGATCGCCAACCTCCAGACAAGCACCCATATCCAATTCGTTGTCTGGATGCTCCTGGGTCTCGTTGTCTATTTTACCACCTGCTTCCGCAGGCATGGCAGGTCCGAACCCTGTCCTGTACCTGCAGCGAGAGAGGTTGTAGTGCCGGTCACCACCTGA
- a CDS encoding asparaginase, whose amino-acid sequence MIQGSRILLLLVLLSLAVIPGAAADVTANTLLPRIHIIATGGTIAGTASDATNLVRYDPGNLSVDALVSSVPGLDRHATVTCEQFSNLNSDDITPAHWLNLSHRVNTLLDSADVDGIVITHGTDTLEETAYFLSLLTPEGKPVVVTGAMRPATALSADGPLNLYNAVVLAGSPEAKGKGVLISLNGEINGARDTTKTNTVSVATFRSRDFGPLGYMDEGRARFYYLPSRNQTTAPAFSVTGLDDLPRVDIVAVYPGMDTTAIDAFVARKTKGLVIAGMGNGEFPETIHASLQAAADQGIPVVISSRTGAGITTAKDDRFISADTLSPQKARILLMLALTRTQDKAEIAEMFRHY is encoded by the coding sequence ATGATACAAGGCTCCCGTATACTCCTGCTGCTGGTGCTGCTCTCGCTGGCAGTCATTCCTGGCGCAGCAGCGGATGTGACGGCCAATACACTGCTTCCGAGAATCCACATCATCGCAACCGGGGGAACCATTGCCGGTACTGCTTCGGATGCAACGAACCTGGTCCGCTATGATCCGGGGAACCTGAGCGTGGATGCCCTGGTATCTTCGGTGCCGGGCCTGGACCGGCATGCAACAGTAACCTGCGAGCAGTTCTCCAATCTCAACAGCGATGACATAACTCCTGCCCACTGGCTCAACCTCTCGCACCGGGTAAATACTCTGCTGGACTCTGCGGATGTTGACGGGATCGTGATCACGCACGGGACCGATACACTTGAAGAAACCGCATATTTCCTCAGCCTCTTGACCCCGGAAGGTAAACCGGTGGTCGTCACCGGCGCAATGCGGCCGGCAACAGCGCTCTCGGCCGATGGTCCGCTCAACCTGTACAATGCGGTCGTCCTGGCCGGCAGCCCGGAAGCAAAGGGAAAAGGTGTTCTCATCTCCTTGAACGGAGAAATTAACGGGGCACGCGATACCACCAAGACGAACACGGTCTCGGTCGCAACATTCCGATCGCGGGACTTTGGTCCTCTCGGGTACATGGACGAGGGCAGGGCTCGGTTCTATTACCTGCCGTCAAGAAACCAGACAACTGCCCCGGCCTTCAGCGTGACTGGTCTGGATGACCTGCCACGGGTGGACATTGTCGCGGTTTACCCGGGCATGGATACCACCGCGATCGATGCCTTCGTGGCCCGGAAAACGAAGGGGCTTGTAATCGCGGGGATGGGAAACGGGGAGTTCCCGGAAACTATCCATGCCTCGCTGCAGGCTGCCGCAGACCAGGGAATTCCGGTCGTGATCTCGTCACGGACCGGGGCGGGGATCACGACCGCAAAGGATGACCGGTTCATCTCGGCGGATACACTCAGCCCGCAGAAAGCCCGCATTCTCCTCATGCTTGCGCTGACCCGGACGCAGGACAAAGCTGAGATCGCGGAGATGTTCCGGCATTACTGA
- a CDS encoding C69 family dipeptidase produces the protein MAPALACTTFIVTRGASADGSAYVGHTNDGFGPGIVGGRVESEMTRLIHVPPADHPPGALRAVRYDPNSGSDEPAANKTMENVRVAYIPEVNHTYGYYTGAYGIMNEHQLMIGECTDLTKVQPSFDKEKRIFYSTELSNIAAERTTTSREAVLLIGSLIDQYGYYGTGETLPIADPNEAWVIEMAGGTPDGRGGLWVAQKVPDGTVFVAANTFRIRDIDPESPDMLYSRNLFASAQANGWWSPSEGKLDWLKTVSNGEYAHPYYSLARVWSIYNRIAPSQHFSPFVNDTYSRDYPFSVKPDTPLTTRDTFALFRDHYEGTVFDLTRGEAAGPFGNPYRWRGPFDDHNKFMPGELKPGAWPRAISEMFCGYSYVVQGRGWLPDPVGGVLWFGFAQPSETVYMPFYAGGNSVPASFSNTNRTELSRDSAWWAFNYVTNWATINYRLMSQDIRAEQREIEDRELAGQDGFEREARAICGAGNTTECGEFLSDYSTANSLGIVDRWWHFADSLVVKYSNQMLTNTSTGKSEFAGYPDWWLERAGYQYGPRVYDYQALQKTGELPYTNTTICSDPGKELDLLRSSQKYQEPGGSPSWLPAIPAIFSWL, from the coding sequence ATTGCCCCGGCCCTTGCCTGTACGACATTTATCGTGACAAGGGGAGCTTCCGCGGACGGTTCTGCCTATGTCGGCCACACCAATGACGGTTTTGGCCCCGGCATAGTCGGGGGCAGGGTCGAGAGCGAAATGACCCGGTTGATCCATGTCCCCCCTGCCGATCATCCCCCGGGCGCCCTGCGGGCAGTGCGGTACGACCCGAACTCCGGGTCTGATGAACCCGCCGCGAACAAGACAATGGAAAATGTGCGGGTTGCGTACATCCCGGAAGTGAACCATACGTACGGTTACTATACCGGGGCGTACGGCATCATGAACGAGCACCAGCTGATGATCGGCGAATGCACTGATCTTACCAAGGTGCAGCCATCGTTTGACAAGGAGAAGCGGATCTTCTACAGCACCGAACTCTCGAATATCGCGGCGGAACGCACAACAACCTCCCGCGAAGCAGTCCTGTTGATCGGCAGCCTCATCGACCAGTACGGGTATTACGGGACCGGGGAGACCCTGCCCATCGCCGATCCCAATGAGGCATGGGTGATCGAGATGGCCGGCGGAACACCGGACGGCAGGGGGGGGCTCTGGGTGGCACAGAAAGTACCGGACGGGACAGTTTTTGTTGCAGCCAATACCTTCCGGATCCGCGATATCGACCCTGAAAGCCCGGATATGCTGTATTCCCGGAACCTCTTTGCCTCGGCACAGGCCAATGGCTGGTGGAGCCCGTCAGAGGGAAAACTGGACTGGCTGAAAACCGTCAGCAACGGGGAATATGCACACCCGTACTATTCCCTTGCCCGGGTCTGGAGCATCTACAACCGGATCGCTCCCTCGCAGCACTTCAGCCCGTTTGTCAACGACACGTATTCGCGGGATTACCCGTTCTCGGTAAAACCGGATACGCCCCTCACAACCCGGGACACGTTTGCCCTGTTCCGGGACCATTACGAGGGCACCGTCTTCGATCTCACCCGGGGGGAAGCGGCCGGCCCGTTCGGGAACCCGTACCGCTGGCGGGGCCCCTTCGACGATCACAACAAGTTCATGCCCGGCGAACTGAAACCCGGTGCATGGCCGCGGGCAATCTCGGAGATGTTCTGCGGGTACAGCTACGTGGTCCAGGGGAGGGGATGGTTGCCGGACCCGGTCGGGGGTGTCCTCTGGTTCGGGTTTGCCCAGCCATCGGAAACCGTGTACATGCCATTCTATGCCGGCGGGAATTCTGTCCCGGCATCGTTTTCGAACACGAACCGGACAGAACTGAGCCGGGATTCGGCATGGTGGGCATTCAATTACGTAACCAACTGGGCTACCATCAATTACCGGCTGATGAGCCAGGATATCCGGGCAGAACAGCGGGAGATTGAGGACCGGGAACTTGCCGGCCAGGACGGGTTCGAACGCGAGGCACGTGCGATCTGCGGGGCAGGCAACACGACGGAATGCGGGGAATTCCTTTCGGATTACAGCACTGCCAACAGTCTCGGGATCGTTGACCGGTGGTGGCATTTTGCTGACAGTCTTGTGGTAAAATACAGCAACCAGATGCTCACGAACACCTCGACCGGGAAGAGCGAATTTGCGGGCTATCCGGACTGGTGGCTGGAACGGGCAGGGTACCAGTACGGTCCACGGGTATACGATTACCAGGCGCTCCAGAAGACCGGAGAACTTCCCTACACCAATACCACCATCTGTTCAGATCCCGGGAAGGAACTCGATCTGCTCCGTTCATCACAGAAGTACCAGGAGCCCGGCGGGTCACCCTCCTGGCTTCCTGCCATTCCCGCTATTTTCTCCTGGTTGTAG
- a CDS encoding protease inhibitor I42 family protein, protein MKPAYVITVIGCVLILTAGLFAGCTETSSPVTQPIAHPSPTTSATTVPTPSATLLSGTASSVPDTTIPTVFVNSTSNGKIIVIPAGDRVLVRLKENPTTGYVWNATASRGLAIVTDTYTAPDTTLMGAPGYHTWILSPKTVDTYTFRAVSLRPWEGATNTDESFSLVIQATKETSGSLH, encoded by the coding sequence ATGAAACCAGCATATGTAATTACTGTAATCGGCTGTGTCCTTATTCTCACAGCCGGATTGTTTGCAGGGTGTACGGAAACGTCCTCCCCGGTAACGCAACCCATAGCACACCCGAGCCCCACGACCAGTGCCACGACCGTGCCAACTCCTTCAGCGACATTATTATCGGGGACTGCGTCATCCGTGCCCGACACGACCATCCCGACCGTCTTTGTGAACAGCACCTCCAATGGTAAGATCATCGTTATCCCGGCAGGGGATCGCGTACTTGTCCGGCTGAAGGAGAATCCGACCACCGGCTACGTATGGAATGCGACCGCGTCAAGAGGCCTTGCAATCGTCACTGATACGTATACCGCCCCGGACACCACGCTCATGGGCGCTCCCGGCTATCACACATGGATCCTTTCACCCAAGACTGTCGACACCTACACGTTCAGGGCAGTCTCCCTGCGTCCGTGGGAAGGAGCAACAAATACCGATGAGTCTTTCAGCCTGGTTATCCAGGCAACCAAGGAGACATCTGGCTCTCTCCATTAA